A genomic region of Streptomyces rimosus contains the following coding sequences:
- a CDS encoding mannose-1-phosphate guanyltransferase yields the protein MKAVVMAGGEGTRLRPMTSSMPKPLLPVANRPIMEHVLRLLKRHGLSETVVTVQFLASLVRNYFGDGEELDMELTYANEEKPLGTAGSVKNAEEALRDDAFLVISGDALTDFDLTDLISFHKEKGALVTVCLTRVPNPLEFGITIVDEDGKVERFLEKPTWGQVFSDTVNTGIYVMEPEVFDYVEPDVPVDWSGDVFPQLMKEGKPVYGYVAEGYWEDVGTHESYVKAQADVLEGKVDVDIDGFEISPGVWVAEGAEVHPDAVLRGPLYIGDYAKVEAGAELREHTIVGSNVVVKSGAFLHKAVVHDNVYIGQQSNLRGCVIGKNTDIMRAARIEDGAVIGDECLVGEESIVQGNVRVYPFKTIEAGAFVNTSVIWESRGQAHLFGARGVSGILNVEITPEVAVRLAGAYATTLKKGSTVTIARDHSRGARALKRAMISALQASAIDVRDVENVPLPVARQQTARGSAGGIVVRTTPGVPDSVDIMFLDERGADLSLAGQRKLDRVYARQEYRRAFPGEIGDLHFPSSVYDSYTGSLLRSLDTEGIGEAGLKVVVDASNGSAGLVLPSLLGRLGVDSLTINPGLDESRPTETADARRAGLVRLGEIVASARAAFGVRFDPVGERLSLVDERGRIIEDDRALLVMLDLVAAERRSGRVALPVTTTRIAEQVAAYHGTQVEWTTTSPDDLTRVGRADDTIFGGDGRGGFIVPEFSSVFDGAAAFVRLIGLVARTQLTLSQIDARIPRAHVLKRDLATPWAVKGLVMRHVVEAAGDRSVDTTDGVRVVEADGRWVLVLPDPAEAVTHLWAEGPDDASAQQLLDEWSAVVDSAGR from the coding sequence ATGAAGGCCGTTGTGATGGCCGGTGGCGAAGGCACCCGCCTTCGCCCCATGACGTCGAGTATGCCCAAGCCGCTGCTGCCGGTGGCCAACCGGCCGATCATGGAGCATGTGCTGCGGCTGCTGAAACGGCATGGACTCAGTGAGACCGTGGTGACCGTGCAATTCCTGGCGTCGCTCGTCAGGAACTACTTCGGTGACGGCGAAGAGCTCGACATGGAGCTCACCTATGCCAACGAGGAAAAGCCGCTGGGAACAGCCGGCAGCGTGAAGAACGCCGAGGAGGCGCTTCGCGACGACGCTTTCCTCGTGATCTCTGGCGACGCGCTCACCGACTTCGATCTCACCGACCTGATCAGCTTCCACAAGGAGAAGGGCGCGCTCGTCACCGTCTGCCTCACGAGGGTCCCCAATCCTCTGGAATTCGGCATCACGATCGTCGACGAGGACGGCAAGGTCGAGCGGTTCCTGGAGAAGCCCACCTGGGGCCAGGTCTTCTCCGACACCGTCAACACGGGCATCTACGTCATGGAGCCCGAAGTCTTCGACTATGTGGAGCCCGATGTCCCGGTGGACTGGTCGGGTGATGTCTTCCCGCAGCTGATGAAGGAGGGCAAGCCGGTCTACGGCTATGTCGCCGAGGGCTACTGGGAAGACGTGGGCACCCACGAGAGCTATGTGAAGGCCCAGGCCGACGTCCTCGAGGGCAAGGTCGACGTCGACATCGACGGCTTCGAGATCTCGCCGGGCGTCTGGGTCGCCGAGGGCGCCGAGGTGCACCCGGACGCCGTACTGCGCGGACCGCTGTACATCGGCGACTACGCGAAGGTCGAGGCCGGCGCGGAGCTGCGCGAGCACACCATCGTGGGCTCCAACGTCGTCGTCAAGAGCGGCGCCTTCCTGCACAAGGCCGTGGTGCACGACAACGTGTACATCGGCCAGCAGAGCAACCTGCGCGGCTGTGTGATCGGCAAGAACACCGACATCATGCGGGCGGCGCGGATCGAGGACGGCGCGGTCATCGGCGACGAGTGCCTCGTCGGTGAGGAATCGATTGTTCAGGGCAACGTACGGGTCTACCCGTTCAAGACCATCGAGGCCGGCGCGTTCGTCAACACCTCGGTGATCTGGGAGTCCCGCGGCCAGGCGCACCTGTTCGGCGCGCGCGGCGTGTCCGGCATCCTGAACGTCGAGATCACCCCCGAGGTGGCGGTACGCCTCGCCGGCGCGTACGCCACGACCCTGAAGAAGGGCTCCACGGTCACCATCGCCCGTGACCACTCCCGCGGCGCGCGGGCGCTGAAGCGGGCGATGATCTCCGCGCTCCAGGCCAGTGCCATCGACGTACGGGACGTGGAGAACGTGCCGCTGCCGGTCGCCCGGCAGCAGACGGCTCGCGGCAGCGCGGGCGGGATCGTGGTCCGTACGACACCCGGCGTACCGGACTCGGTGGACATCATGTTCCTGGACGAGCGGGGAGCAGACCTCTCCCTCGCGGGCCAGCGCAAGCTGGACCGGGTCTACGCGCGCCAGGAGTACCGCAGGGCCTTCCCCGGCGAGATCGGGGACCTGCACTTCCCCTCCAGCGTCTACGACTCGTACACCGGGTCGCTGCTGCGCTCGCTGGACACCGAGGGCATCGGGGAGGCGGGCCTGAAGGTGGTCGTCGACGCCTCCAACGGCAGCGCCGGCCTGGTGCTGCCCAGCCTGCTGGGCCGGCTCGGCGTCGACTCGCTCACCATCAACCCCGGCCTGGACGAGTCCCGGCCGACCGAGACCGCCGACGCCCGGCGCGCCGGGCTGGTCCGGCTCGGGGAGATCGTGGCCTCCGCGCGGGCGGCCTTCGGGGTGCGCTTCGACCCGGTCGGTGAGCGGCTGTCGCTGGTGGACGAGCGCGGCCGGATCATCGAGGACGACCGGGCGCTGCTGGTCATGCTGGACCTGGTGGCGGCCGAGCGGCGCAGCGGGCGGGTGGCGCTGCCGGTGACCACGACCCGTATCGCCGAGCAGGTGGCCGCGTACCACGGTACGCAGGTGGAGTGGACGACCACCTCGCCCGACGACCTGACCCGGGTGGGGCGCGCGGACGACACCATCTTCGGCGGTGACGGCCGGGGCGGCTTCATCGTTCCGGAGTTCAGCAGCGTCTTCGACGGCGCGGCGGCGTTCGTGCGGCTGATCGGGCTGGTGGCGCGTACGCAGCTCACGCTCAGCCAGATCGACGCGCGGATTCCGCGAGCCCATGTGCTCAAGCGGGACCTGGCCACGCCGTGGGCGGTCAAGGGCCTGGTCATGCGCCATGTGGTGGAAGCCGCCGGCGACCGGTCGGTGGACACGACCGACGGCGTACGGGTGGTGGAGGCCGACGGGCGTTGGGTGCTGGTGCTGCCGGACCCGGCGGAGGCCGTCACCCATCTGTGGGCGGAGGGCCCGGACGACGCCTCGGCCCAGCAGCTGCTGGACGAGTGGTCCGCCGTGGTGGACAGCGCCGGCCGCTGA
- a CDS encoding small basic family protein → MIAVLGLIVGVVVGLVVRPVVPTVVEPYLPIAVVAALDAVFGGLRAMLDGIFDDKVFVVSFLSNVVVAALIVFLGDKLGVGAQLSTGVVVVLGIRIFSNAAAIRRHVFRA, encoded by the coding sequence GTGATCGCCGTACTGGGCCTCATCGTGGGAGTCGTGGTCGGGCTTGTGGTCCGACCCGTGGTGCCGACGGTGGTCGAGCCCTACCTGCCGATCGCTGTCGTCGCGGCGCTGGACGCCGTCTTCGGCGGTCTGCGCGCGATGCTGGACGGCATCTTCGACGACAAGGTCTTCGTCGTCTCGTTCCTGTCCAACGTGGTGGTCGCCGCGCTCATCGTCTTCCTCGGCGACAAGCTCGGCGTCGGCGCCCAACTGTCCACCGGTGTGGTCGTCGTACTGGGCATCCGCATCTTCTCCAACGCCGCGGCCATCCGCCGGCACGTCTTCAGGGCCTGA
- a CDS encoding CDP-alcohol phosphatidyltransferase family protein: MEVQETRVQTDRVLTIPNILSMARLVGVPVFLWLILWKEFGGPDTKYWALLVLALSGVSDYLDGKLARRWNQISSLGRILDPAADRLYILSTLVGLTWREILPLWVTAALLARELMLLVAVAALARHNYGPPQVNFLGKAATFNLMYAFPLLLLSDGEGWLHTLAAIFGWAFAGWGTALYWWAGILYVVQVRRLIKADNKAD; encoded by the coding sequence GTGGAGGTCCAGGAGACGCGCGTCCAGACGGATCGTGTCCTCACCATCCCGAACATTCTGAGCATGGCTCGTCTCGTAGGCGTGCCGGTGTTCCTGTGGTTGATCCTGTGGAAGGAGTTCGGCGGCCCGGACACCAAGTACTGGGCACTGCTGGTACTGGCGCTCAGCGGCGTCAGCGACTACCTCGACGGCAAGCTGGCCCGCCGCTGGAACCAGATCAGCAGCCTGGGCCGGATCCTCGACCCGGCCGCCGACCGGCTGTACATCCTGTCCACCCTCGTCGGCCTGACCTGGCGCGAAATCCTTCCGCTGTGGGTCACCGCGGCCCTGCTGGCGCGCGAACTGATGCTGCTGGTCGCGGTCGCCGCGCTCGCCCGGCACAACTACGGCCCTCCCCAGGTGAACTTCCTGGGCAAGGCGGCTACATTCAACTTGATGTATGCCTTCCCGTTGCTGCTGCTCAGCGACGGAGAAGGTTGGCTCCACACGCTCGCTGCGATTTTCGGATGGGCGTTCGCCGGATGGGGTACAGCACTGTACTGGTGGGCAGGGATTCTCTATGTGGTCCAGGTCCGCCGACTCATCAAGGCGGACAACAAGGCCGACTGA
- a CDS encoding FHA domain-containing protein yields the protein MGRCVHRGFVLPHGRVCFVQGESPVKLFAKLFGKSARQEGGTGSAKHRAPRQPEESGAAQERPLFRDQVGAPGAGSVDPSVSGRIGSQGPSAANTGGGVSLPVCTRCGHRNAEASRFCSNCGAPLRPGAQAERASETTSTISISGLEAYDAETTGQTAIPSLSPEAQAAVEALPMGSALLVVRRGPNSGSRFLLDGDLTTAGRHPQSDIFLDDVTVSRRHVEFRRGQDGTFTVADVGSLNGTYVNRERIDSVLLANGDEVQIGKFRLVFYASQRGVGF from the coding sequence ATCGGCCGGTGTGTGCATCGAGGGTTCGTCCTGCCCCACGGGCGGGTCTGTTTCGTTCAAGGGGAATCGCCCGTGAAGTTGTTTGCAAAGCTGTTCGGCAAGAGCGCACGCCAGGAGGGCGGCACCGGCTCGGCGAAGCACCGTGCCCCGCGCCAGCCCGAGGAGAGCGGTGCCGCCCAGGAGCGCCCGCTCTTCCGCGACCAGGTCGGCGCGCCCGGCGCCGGTTCTGTTGACCCCTCCGTGTCCGGCCGCATAGGTTCCCAGGGACCGTCGGCCGCGAACACGGGTGGAGGGGTTTCCTTGCCGGTCTGTACGAGGTGCGGTCACCGCAACGCCGAGGCGAGCCGGTTCTGCTCCAACTGCGGAGCGCCGCTGCGCCCCGGCGCGCAGGCGGAGCGTGCCTCTGAGACGACCTCCACCATCTCCATCTCGGGGCTGGAGGCGTACGACGCGGAGACGACCGGGCAGACGGCGATCCCGTCGCTGTCCCCCGAGGCGCAGGCGGCCGTCGAGGCGCTGCCGATGGGCTCGGCCCTGCTGGTCGTGCGCCGCGGTCCGAACTCGGGCAGCCGCTTCCTGCTGGACGGCGACCTGACGACGGCCGGCCGCCACCCGCAGAGCGACATCTTCCTGGACGACGTGACGGTCTCGCGTCGCCACGTGGAGTTCCGCCGCGGCCAGGACGGCACCTTCACCGTCGCCGACGTCGGCAGCCTGAACGGCACGTACGTCAACCGTGAGCGGATCGACTCGGTCCTGCTCGCCAACGGTGACGAGGTGCAGATCGGCAAGTTCCGGCTGGTCTTCTACGCGAGCCAGCGGGGCGTCGGCTTCTGA
- a CDS encoding bifunctional nuclease family protein: MNELDVVGVRVEMPSNQPIVLLREVGGDRYLPIWIGPGEATAIAFAQQGMAPARPLTHDLFKDVLEAVGQELTQVRITDLREGVFYAELVFASGVEVSARPSDAIALALRTGTPIYGTDGVLDDAGIAIPDEQEDEVEKFREFLDQISPEDFGTNSQ; this comes from the coding sequence GTGAACGAGCTCGATGTCGTGGGTGTCCGGGTGGAAATGCCTTCCAACCAACCGATCGTGCTCCTACGGGAGGTAGGAGGCGATCGTTACCTGCCCATTTGGATCGGGCCGGGGGAGGCCACCGCCATCGCCTTCGCCCAGCAGGGGATGGCCCCTGCCAGGCCGCTGACGCACGACCTCTTCAAGGACGTGCTGGAAGCGGTGGGCCAGGAACTGACCCAGGTCCGCATCACGGACCTGCGCGAGGGGGTCTTCTATGCCGAACTGGTCTTCGCCAGTGGTGTCGAGGTCAGCGCCCGTCCGTCCGACGCCATAGCGCTGGCGCTGCGCACCGGTACGCCGATCTACGGGACCGACGGGGTCCTCGACGACGCGGGGATCGCCATCCCGGACGAGCAGGAGGACGAGGTGGAGAAGTTCCGCGAGTTCCTCGACCAGATCTCGCCCGAGGACTTCGGCACCAACAGCCAGTGA
- the ptsP gene encoding phosphoenolpyruvate--protein phosphotransferase: METTLRGVGVSHGVAIGEVRHMGTAVLEPPAKQIPAEEAEREQGRARKAVEAVAADLIARGNLAGGEAQAVLEAQAMMAQDPELMADVERRIAVGSTAERGVYDAFAAYRALLAGAGEYLAGRVADLDDVRNRIVARLLGVPMPGVPDSDEPYVLIARDLAPADTALLDPTLVLGFVTEEGGPTSHSAILARALGVPAVVALPGAGELVEGTVVAVDGSTGEIFVNPSAEKRAELEQAAEARKAALAASTGPGATSDGHKVPLLANVGGPSDVPAAVEAGAEGVGLFRTEFLFLDDSKKAPSQEKQAEAYRKVLEAFPEGRVVVRVLDAGADKPLDFLTPGDEPNPALGVRGLRTLLDHPEVLRTQLAALAEAAAGLPVYLEVMAPMVADRTDAKAFADACREAGLQAKFGAMVEIPSAALRARSILQEVEFLSLGTNDLAQYTFAADRQVGAVSRLQDPWQPALLDLVAVSAEAAKAEGKSCGVCGEAASDPLLACVLTGLGVTSLSMGAASIPYVRATLAKHTLAQCERAAAAARAADTAEDARAAAQAVLSGE, translated from the coding sequence ATGGAGACAACGCTGCGAGGCGTCGGCGTGAGCCACGGTGTGGCGATCGGCGAGGTGCGGCACATGGGCACGGCGGTGCTGGAGCCGCCGGCCAAGCAGATCCCGGCGGAGGAGGCGGAGCGCGAACAGGGGCGTGCCCGCAAGGCCGTGGAAGCTGTGGCTGCCGATCTGATCGCGCGGGGCAACCTGGCGGGCGGCGAGGCGCAGGCCGTGCTGGAGGCCCAGGCCATGATGGCCCAGGACCCCGAGCTGATGGCCGACGTCGAGCGGCGCATCGCCGTGGGCAGCACCGCCGAGCGCGGTGTGTACGACGCGTTCGCCGCCTACCGGGCGCTGCTGGCGGGTGCCGGTGAGTACCTGGCCGGGCGGGTCGCCGACCTCGACGACGTGCGCAACCGCATCGTCGCGCGCCTGCTGGGCGTGCCGATGCCGGGCGTGCCGGACAGCGACGAGCCGTATGTGCTCATCGCGCGGGACCTGGCGCCCGCCGACACGGCGCTGCTGGACCCGACGCTGGTGCTCGGTTTTGTGACCGAGGAGGGCGGCCCGACCAGCCACAGCGCGATCCTCGCGCGGGCGCTGGGAGTGCCGGCCGTGGTCGCGCTGCCGGGCGCGGGTGAGCTGGTCGAGGGCACCGTCGTCGCCGTCGACGGCAGCACCGGCGAGATCTTCGTGAACCCGAGCGCCGAGAAGCGCGCGGAGCTCGAGCAGGCCGCCGAGGCCCGCAAGGCCGCGCTGGCCGCCTCGACCGGTCCGGGCGCCACCTCGGACGGGCACAAGGTGCCGCTGCTGGCGAACGTCGGCGGTCCCTCGGACGTGCCGGCGGCCGTGGAGGCGGGTGCCGAGGGCGTCGGACTGTTCCGTACGGAGTTCCTCTTCCTCGACGACAGCAAGAAGGCGCCGTCGCAGGAGAAGCAGGCCGAGGCGTACCGCAAGGTACTGGAGGCCTTCCCCGAGGGCCGGGTCGTGGTGCGCGTGCTGGACGCGGGCGCCGACAAGCCGCTGGACTTCCTGACGCCGGGCGACGAGCCGAACCCCGCTCTGGGCGTGCGCGGTCTGCGGACGCTGCTGGACCACCCCGAGGTGCTCCGTACGCAGCTGGCCGCGCTGGCCGAGGCCGCCGCCGGACTGCCGGTCTACCTTGAGGTCATGGCCCCGATGGTGGCCGACCGTACCGACGCGAAGGCTTTCGCCGACGCGTGCCGCGAGGCGGGGCTGCAGGCGAAGTTCGGCGCGATGGTGGAGATCCCGTCCGCCGCGCTGCGCGCCCGGTCGATCCTTCAGGAGGTCGAGTTCCTGTCGCTGGGGACCAACGACCTGGCGCAGTACACCTTCGCCGCCGACCGTCAGGTCGGTGCGGTCTCGCGGCTGCAGGACCCGTGGCAGCCGGCGCTGCTCGACCTGGTGGCGGTCTCGGCCGAGGCCGCGAAGGCCGAGGGCAAGAGCTGTGGTGTCTGTGGCGAGGCGGCCTCCGATCCGCTGCTGGCGTGTGTGCTGACGGGTCTGGGCGTGACGAGCCTGTCCATGGGCGCCGCGTCGATTCCGTATGTGCGCGCGACGCTGGCCAAGCACACGCTGGCGCAGTGCGAGCGTGCGGCGGCCGCGGCGCGGGCCGCGGACACCGCCGAGGACGCGCGCGCCGCCGCGCAGGCGGTGCTTTCCGGAGAGTGA
- a CDS encoding MerR family transcriptional regulator — translation MAITGDGTAAEGALPLHSGAADRTPAQAAGAPGDRGADTIGYRGPTACAAAGITYRQLDYWARTGLVEPSVRPAYGSGTQRLYNFRDVVVLKIVKRLLDTGVSLQNIRTAVRHLRSRGLSDLARMTLMSDGATVYECTSPDEVVDLLQGGQGVFGIAVGVVWRDVESALSQLHGERVDTGETLVRHNPHDELARRRNRAG, via the coding sequence GTGGCAATCACCGGCGACGGTACGGCGGCGGAAGGGGCGTTGCCGCTCCACTCCGGGGCTGCTGACCGCACCCCGGCACAGGCCGCCGGGGCACCGGGCGACCGCGGGGCGGACACCATCGGCTACCGGGGCCCGACGGCGTGCGCGGCCGCGGGGATCACTTACCGCCAGCTCGACTACTGGGCCCGTACGGGGCTCGTCGAGCCGAGCGTCCGGCCCGCCTACGGGTCGGGCACCCAGCGGCTCTACAACTTCCGGGACGTCGTCGTCCTGAAAATCGTCAAGCGGCTGCTGGACACCGGGGTCTCCCTCCAGAACATCCGCACCGCCGTCCGGCACCTGCGCTCCCGCGGGCTGTCCGACCTGGCGAGAATGACGCTGATGAGCGACGGCGCGACGGTCTACGAATGCACCTCGCCCGATGAGGTCGTCGACCTGCTCCAAGGGGGACAGGGCGTCTTCGGCATCGCCGTGGGCGTGGTCTGGCGCGATGTGGAAAGCGCGCTGTCGCAGCTTCACGGGGAGCGGGTGGACACCGGCGAGACGCTGGTCCGGCACAACCCGCACGACGAACTGGCGCGGCGCCGCAACCGGGCGGGGTGA
- a CDS encoding DUF881 domain-containing protein: protein MGTDENPGRDGTAPEPGRPPEEPRTARSAGTDRPADRRPVPPESRAAERRADGGHAADGAPDGTEPATGSGAPGPAMTGRQRLVAGLWPPRLTRAQLIVALLLFILGLGLAIQVRSTSDSSALRGARQEDLVRILDELDNRSQRLTDEQRRLEGQKTELENSSDQAEEARKQTVEKEQQLGVLAGTVAAQGPGINLTINDPTHSVEADKLLDTIQELRAAGAEAIQINDVRIVAGSYVSDVRGGVEVDGKRVAQPYRFKVIGKPEDLEPALNIPGGVVQTLEKEQATVSVSRDEKIIVDALREAKRPDYARSSSR, encoded by the coding sequence ATGGGTACCGACGAGAATCCAGGGCGGGACGGTACGGCGCCGGAGCCCGGCCGGCCCCCGGAGGAGCCCCGTACGGCGCGCTCCGCGGGTACGGACCGGCCTGCCGACCGCCGGCCGGTGCCGCCGGAGAGCAGGGCGGCGGAGCGCAGGGCCGACGGGGGACACGCCGCGGACGGGGCGCCGGACGGTACGGAACCGGCCACTGGGTCCGGCGCGCCGGGCCCGGCGATGACCGGGCGGCAGCGCCTGGTGGCCGGTCTGTGGCCGCCGCGGCTCACCCGCGCCCAACTGATCGTGGCCCTGCTGCTGTTCATTCTCGGTCTCGGCCTGGCAATTCAGGTACGTTCCACCAGTGACAGCAGTGCACTACGGGGCGCGCGACAGGAGGACCTTGTGCGCATCCTGGATGAATTGGACAACCGTTCGCAGCGTCTGACGGATGAGCAGCGCAGGCTGGAAGGCCAGAAGACGGAACTGGAGAACAGCTCGGACCAGGCCGAGGAGGCCCGTAAACAGACCGTGGAGAAGGAGCAGCAGCTCGGCGTGCTGGCGGGGACGGTGGCGGCCCAGGGGCCGGGCATCAACCTCACCATCAACGACCCGACGCACTCCGTCGAGGCGGACAAACTCCTGGACACCATCCAGGAGTTGCGGGCGGCCGGGGCCGAGGCCATCCAGATCAACGACGTACGGATCGTGGCCGGTTCGTATGTCTCGGATGTCCGTGGCGGCGTGGAGGTGGACGGCAAGCGGGTCGCCCAGCCGTACCGCTTCAAGGTGATCGGCAAGCCCGAGGACCTGGAGCCCGCGCTGAACATCCCGGGCGGAGTGGTGCAGACTTTGGAAAAGGAGCAGGCCACAGTGTCGGTGAGCCGTGACGAGAAGATCATCGTGGATGCCTTGCGGGAGGCGAAGCGGCCTGACTACGCTCGGTCGTCATCGCGGTGA
- a CDS encoding PTS sugar transporter subunit IIA: MTTVTSPLAGRAIGLAAVPDPVFSGAMVGPGTAIDPVREPSAAVSPVDGVVVSLHPHAFVVVDGEGHGVLTHLGIDTVQLNGEGFELLVNKGDTVTRGQAVVRWNPAAVEEAGKSPVCPVVALEATADSLGEVVEDGEVKAGEQLFSWQ; encoded by the coding sequence ATGACCACCGTGACGTCCCCGCTCGCTGGACGCGCCATCGGACTCGCGGCCGTGCCCGACCCGGTGTTCTCCGGCGCGATGGTGGGTCCCGGTACCGCCATCGACCCGGTACGTGAGCCGTCGGCAGCCGTTTCGCCCGTTGACGGTGTCGTCGTCTCGCTGCACCCGCACGCGTTCGTCGTCGTTGACGGCGAGGGCCACGGCGTGCTGACGCACCTCGGTATCGACACCGTCCAGCTCAACGGCGAGGGCTTCGAGCTGCTCGTCAACAAGGGCGACACCGTCACCCGCGGCCAGGCCGTCGTGCGCTGGAACCCGGCCGCCGTCGAAGAGGCCGGCAAGTCGCCGGTCTGCCCCGTCGTCGCGCTGGAGGCGACCGCCGACTCCCTCGGCGAGGTCGTCGAGGACGGCGAGGTCAAGGCGGGCGAGCAGCTCTTCAGCTGGCAGTAG
- a CDS encoding DUF881 domain-containing protein: protein MSQQRPDRSTPQPASRPDASMSLLTNVMDHALDDGYAEAAARKSEAGVRGLPRTLRAKLGLAAGLVLAAVVVTVGAAQARISAPTLAKEREELISRIEHGTADADAVQKRVDKLRDDVGAIQREALRKHGGDKAELLALLAGSTQVTGPGVKLVVDDAKSAQSSGGGPRESSGFSDTGRLRDRDLQRVVNGLWASGAEAVSVNGQRLTSLSAIRAAGEAILVDNKPLVPPYTVLAVGDGHKLVTAFQDSADGQYLHVLQKNYGIRTKISAENGVTLPPAPSLIVRTAQPKAGAQGGTDTGKGTS from the coding sequence ATGTCGCAGCAGCGCCCCGATCGGAGCACCCCCCAGCCGGCCTCGCGCCCCGATGCCTCGATGTCGCTGCTGACCAATGTCATGGACCACGCCCTGGACGACGGGTACGCGGAAGCGGCGGCCCGTAAGAGCGAGGCGGGGGTGCGCGGCCTCCCCCGTACGCTGCGGGCGAAGTTGGGGCTGGCGGCGGGCCTGGTGCTGGCCGCGGTGGTGGTGACGGTCGGTGCCGCCCAGGCGCGGATATCGGCGCCCACCCTGGCCAAGGAGCGCGAGGAGCTGATCAGCCGCATCGAGCACGGCACGGCCGACGCCGACGCGGTGCAAAAGCGTGTCGACAAGCTCCGCGACGACGTGGGTGCCATCCAGCGCGAGGCGCTGCGCAAGCACGGCGGCGACAAGGCCGAGCTGCTCGCGCTGCTGGCGGGCTCGACCCAGGTGACCGGGCCCGGCGTGAAACTCGTCGTCGACGACGCGAAGTCGGCGCAGTCCAGTGGTGGCGGCCCGCGCGAGAGCAGTGGCTTTTCGGACACCGGGCGGCTGCGCGACCGCGATCTGCAGCGGGTCGTCAACGGCCTCTGGGCGTCCGGCGCCGAGGCCGTCTCCGTCAACGGGCAGCGCCTGACGTCCCTCTCGGCGATCAGAGCCGCCGGAGAGGCCATACTGGTCGACAACAAGCCGCTGGTGCCGCCGTACACGGTGCTGGCGGTGGGCGACGGGCACAAGCTCGTCACCGCGTTCCAGGACAGTGCGGACGGGCAGTACTTGCACGTACTGCAGAAGAACTACGGGATCCGTACGAAGATTTCCGCCGAGAACGGGGTCACGCTGCCGCCCGCGCCCAGCTTGATCGTACGTACAGCACAGCCGAAGGCCGGTGCCCAGGGCGGCACCGACACAGGGAAGGGCACATCGTGA
- the ftsR gene encoding transcriptional regulator FtsR, producing MHRTGPGGAGSAGTAADGKLMSIGTVLNSLRDEFPEVTISKIRFLEAEGLVEPRRTPSGYRKFSTDDVARLASVLRMQRDHYLPLKVIREHLDAVARGEQVQLPAPAAPAGELFEGLGEPDADRPTAARIGRAELLAAAEVEEAELADWESYGLIVPDDGGGYDIEAVTVAKLVAELGRFGLEPRHLRTVKAAAEREANLVEQVVAPLRRHRNPQTRQHAEATARELATLSVRLHAALVQSALRVRLT from the coding sequence ATGCACCGCACTGGGCCGGGCGGTGCCGGGTCGGCCGGCACCGCCGCGGACGGCAAGCTGATGAGCATCGGAACGGTGCTCAACTCGCTGCGCGACGAGTTCCCCGAGGTCACCATCTCCAAGATCCGTTTCCTGGAGGCCGAGGGGCTCGTCGAGCCGCGGCGCACCCCGTCCGGCTACCGGAAGTTCAGCACGGACGACGTCGCCCGGCTGGCGTCCGTCCTGCGGATGCAGCGTGACCACTATCTTCCGCTGAAAGTGATCCGCGAGCATCTCGACGCCGTGGCGCGCGGTGAGCAGGTGCAGCTGCCGGCGCCCGCCGCGCCCGCGGGGGAGCTGTTCGAGGGGCTCGGCGAGCCGGACGCCGACCGGCCCACGGCCGCCCGCATAGGCCGGGCGGAGCTGCTGGCCGCCGCGGAGGTCGAGGAGGCCGAGCTCGCCGACTGGGAGTCGTACGGCCTCATCGTCCCGGACGACGGGGGCGGGTACGACATCGAGGCCGTCACGGTCGCCAAACTCGTCGCCGAGCTGGGGCGCTTCGGTCTGGAACCGCGCCATCTGCGGACGGTGAAGGCGGCGGCCGAGCGGGAGGCCAATCTGGTCGAGCAGGTCGTGGCGCCGCTGCGCCGCCACCGCAATCCGCAGACCAGGCAGCATGCCGAGGCCACGGCCAGGGAGCTGGCCACGCTGTCCGTACGGCTGCATGCTGCACTGGTCCAGTCCGCCCTGCGCGTCCGCCTGACGTGA